In the Ursus arctos isolate Adak ecotype North America unplaced genomic scaffold, UrsArc2.0 scaffold_19, whole genome shotgun sequence genome, one interval contains:
- the IL11 gene encoding interleukin-11 — MRERGGPGGADWLAGAGVGGAAGGWAAGEPEGRSPRAVRRRRVALRLPRPRYARASASLRPGVCCLVLVALSLWPDRAAAPGPPPGPPRASPDPRAELDSAVLLTRSLLADTRQLAAQLRDKFPADGDHNLDSLPTLAMSAGALGALQLPGVLTRLRADLFSYLRHVQWLRRAGGPSLRTLEPELGALQARLDRLLRRLQLLMSRLALPQAPPDPPSPPLAPPASAWGGIRAAHAILGGLHLTLDWAVRGLLLLKTRL, encoded by the exons ATGCGGGAGCGGGGCGGCCCGGGGGGCGCTGATTGGCTGGCGGGCGCGGGGGTGGGCGGGGCAGCTGGGGGATGGGCTGCCGGGGAGCCAGAGGGCCGGAGCCCCCGAGCTGTGCGCCGCCGCCGGGTCGCTCTCCGCCTCCCGCGGCCCCGCTACGCCCGCGCCTCTGCCTCTCTCCGCCCAG GTGTTTGCTGCCTGGTCCTGGTCGCCCTGAGCCTGTGGCCagatagagctgctgccccagggccaCCTCCTGGCCCCCCGCGGGCCTCTCCAGACCCTCGGGCTGAGCTGGACAGCGCCGTCCTCCTGACCCGCTCCCTCCTGGCCGACACTCGGCAGCTTGCGGCACAGCTG AGAGACAAGTTTCCAGCCGACGGAGACCACAACCTGGACTCTCTTCCTACCTTGGCCATGAGTGCAGGGGCGCTGGGAGCCCTACAa CTCCCAGGTGTGCTGACACGGCTGCGAGCCGACCTGTTCTCCTACCTGCGCCATGTACAGTGGCTGCGCCGAGCGGGGGGCCCTTCCCTGCGGACCCTGGAGCCGGAGCTGGGTGCCCTGCAGGCCCGGCTGGACCGCCTGCTGCGCCGGCTGCAGCTCCTG ATGTCCCGCCTGGCCTTACCCCAAGCACCCCCAGACCCACCATCTCCCCCGCTGGCCCCCCCGGCCTCTGCCTGGGGAGGCATCAGGGCAGCCCATGCCATTCTTGGGGGGCTGCACCTGACCCTTGACTGGGCCGTGCGGGGCTTGCTGCTGCTGAAGACTCGGCTGTGA